Proteins encoded within one genomic window of Companilactobacillus zhachilii:
- a CDS encoding aminotransferase class V-fold PLP-dependent enzyme: MPKFKTYPLESISTDEALDKQFELVDTMTRHFEGNELLSQGDLGVVPGLNQPRYTKKVEEVLADFFGTEAAMLVRGSGTAAIRMALHSVLKPGDTLLVHQAPIYPTTKVSIDSMGIKTVAIDYNNIQSQSIPANISGILIQYTRQQPEDSYSMEDVISYLKNKYPKVPIITDDNYAVMKVHKIGVELGATLSCFSTFKLLGPEGIGCIVGDKKEIDLLRQENYSGGSQVQGHEALDVLRGLTYAPVALANQARVVNELVERLNSNEIPEIESAYVANAQSKVLLVEFKRPIAQEILKYTNSLGAAPNPVGAESKYEIVPMFYRVSGTFKEYDSDLLKTTIRINPYRCGAKTIIRILKDSIGKAVKE, translated from the coding sequence ATGCCTAAGTTTAAAACATATCCATTGGAAAGTATTTCTACAGATGAGGCTTTAGATAAGCAGTTTGAATTAGTAGATACAATGACACGTCATTTTGAAGGAAATGAATTGTTAAGTCAAGGTGACTTAGGAGTTGTTCCAGGACTGAATCAACCAAGATATACAAAAAAAGTAGAAGAAGTTTTGGCTGACTTTTTTGGAACTGAAGCAGCAATGTTAGTCAGAGGTTCAGGTACAGCAGCAATTAGAATGGCACTCCATTCAGTATTGAAGCCAGGAGACACATTATTGGTTCACCAAGCACCGATCTATCCGACTACCAAAGTATCTATTGATAGTATGGGTATTAAGACAGTGGCAATTGATTATAACAATATTCAAAGTCAGAGTATTCCAGCCAATATTTCTGGGATATTAATTCAATATACAAGACAGCAACCAGAGGACTCTTACTCTATGGAAGATGTCATTTCATATTTGAAGAATAAATATCCAAAGGTTCCAATTATTACGGATGATAATTATGCCGTTATGAAGGTTCACAAAATTGGGGTTGAACTAGGAGCAACGCTAAGTTGTTTCTCAACCTTTAAATTACTTGGTCCTGAAGGAATTGGATGTATTGTCGGAGATAAGAAGGAAATAGACCTATTACGTCAGGAGAATTATTCAGGTGGTTCGCAAGTACAAGGCCATGAGGCATTGGACGTGTTACGTGGGTTGACCTATGCACCAGTAGCATTGGCAAATCAGGCTAGGGTGGTGAATGAACTGGTTGAAAGACTGAATAGTAATGAAATACCTGAAATTGAGTCTGCATATGTTGCAAATGCTCAATCTAAAGTTTTATTAGTTGAATTTAAGAGACCTATTGCTCAAGAAATTTTGAAATATACTAATTCTTTAGGTGCCGCCCCTAATCCGGTTGGTGCAGAATCAAAATATGAAATAGTTCCAATGTTTTATCGAGTATCAGGAACATTTAAAGAGTATGATTCAGATTTACTTAAAACAACAATTCGTATTAACCCTTATAGATGTGGTGCAAAAACGATTATACGTATCCTTAAGGATAGTATTGGCAAGGCGGTGAAAGAATAA
- the yhfZ gene encoding GntR family transcriptional regulator YhfZ produces the protein MREIQYQKKGIALIYLAKKFFTLGVGDKIPTVDELCSETNTSRGTMQSALETLKDDQAITTISKGHMGTYLVDQDQDKLLNYLDDRNIVCAMPLPYTKYYEGLSTGFYKSFEDKKLNLNLAYVNGSVNRLNGLNSNRYDFIVTSGLTADYLIKNSDVDLITLFPQKTYVSEHVIVHKKDKNDFIYDGMSIGVDSNSIDYRLLTQEIVKNHNVKMIETPYNQIVQRIENGSIDAAIWNRDEVVEKNYPVSYGSIGSESIKKSSSAALLCKRGNTFIKEIVQKYVDINRIVDVQKKVISGKILPEY, from the coding sequence ATGAGAGAAATACAATATCAAAAAAAAGGTATTGCTTTGATATATTTAGCAAAGAAATTTTTCACGCTGGGAGTTGGCGATAAAATTCCAACAGTTGATGAGTTGTGTAGTGAAACGAATACTTCAAGAGGAACAATGCAAAGTGCTTTGGAAACCTTAAAAGATGATCAAGCAATTACGACCATATCAAAAGGACACATGGGAACTTATCTTGTAGATCAGGATCAAGATAAGTTACTAAATTATCTTGATGATCGAAATATTGTTTGTGCAATGCCACTTCCTTATACAAAATACTATGAAGGATTGAGTACTGGCTTTTATAAATCTTTTGAAGATAAGAAATTGAATTTGAACTTGGCATATGTGAATGGTTCTGTTAATCGTTTAAATGGATTGAATAGTAATCGTTATGATTTTATCGTTACTTCGGGTCTGACTGCAGACTACTTGATAAAAAATAGTGATGTTGATCTTATAACATTATTCCCACAAAAAACCTATGTTTCAGAACACGTCATAGTACATAAGAAAGACAAAAATGATTTTATATATGATGGAATGAGTATCGGTGTTGATTCAAATTCAATTGACTATAGGCTTCTTACACAGGAGATTGTAAAAAATCACAATGTTAAGATGATTGAAACTCCATATAATCAAATTGTTCAAAGAATTGAGAATGGTAGTATCGATGCAGCCATCTGGAATCGAGATGAAGTTGTAGAAAAAAATTATCCCGTTTCATATGGTTCAATTGGTAGTGAGTCGATTAAAAAATCATCAAGTGCTGCGTTACTTTGTAAGAGGGGAAATACATTTATTAAAGAAATAGTACAGAAGTACGTAGATATTAATAGAATTGTAGATGTTCAGAAAAAAGTTATTTCTGGAAAGATTTTACCTGAATATTAA
- a CDS encoding phosphotriesterase family protein translates to MLVPGMVYSHEHIPIDLSEVKHNEDCHLDSQELVISEFKDLYAKGVRNVIDMTNRGMGRDIPYAQKVAKESGINIVQSTGFYQDAFLPVEVFRLSVNQLAEGMIKDIQVGIKGTDIKAGVIGEIATTKGKWTEGEGKVFDAAVIAQKETGCPISTHTSIGTLGHEQVSYFVRNHADLSKIVIGHVDLSASSDYVIDMLKTGINVEFDTIGKNNYLADSIRVQMLKDIENAGFTDQVVMSMDITRKSHLKDNGGNGYSYLLDNFVPQLQEAGISEKFIHKMLDENPQRIYGDFNA, encoded by the coding sequence ATGTTAGTACCTGGTATGGTTTATTCGCATGAACATATTCCAATTGATCTATCAGAAGTTAAGCATAATGAGGACTGTCATCTTGATTCACAAGAACTCGTTATTAGTGAGTTTAAAGATCTGTATGCTAAAGGTGTTAGGAATGTTATTGATATGACAAACCGTGGTATGGGGCGAGATATTCCTTATGCACAAAAAGTTGCCAAAGAATCTGGTATAAATATTGTCCAATCAACAGGATTTTATCAGGATGCGTTTCTACCAGTTGAAGTCTTTAGACTATCTGTTAATCAATTAGCAGAAGGAATGATTAAGGACATTCAGGTAGGAATTAAGGGAACTGATATTAAAGCTGGTGTTATTGGTGAGATAGCAACGACTAAAGGTAAGTGGACAGAAGGAGAAGGAAAAGTTTTTGATGCTGCCGTTATAGCTCAAAAGGAAACTGGATGTCCAATCAGTACTCATACATCAATTGGAACTTTAGGACATGAACAAGTTAGCTATTTTGTACGAAACCATGCTGATTTGAGCAAGATTGTTATTGGACATGTGGATTTGTCAGCTAGTTCTGACTATGTAATCGATATGCTCAAAACAGGAATAAATGTAGAATTCGATACTATCGGAAAAAATAATTATTTAGCAGATTCAATCAGAGTACAGATGTTGAAAGATATTGAAAATGCGGGTTTTACTGATCAAGTTGTTATGTCGATGGATATTACTAGAAAATCTCATCTTAAAGATAATGGCGGTAATGGATATTCATATTTGCTTGATAACTTTGTTCCACAGCTTCAAGAAGCTGGTATTTCAGAAAAATTTATTCATAAGATGTTAGATGAAAATCCACAAAGAATCTACGGTGATTTTAATGCCTAA
- a CDS encoding PRD domain-containing protein — translation MKETTEEKLKVLNRLGKLDQDSFEFLMDVDAYFETNYYSNDNEMLLIHLSVAINRMFENKRVDKMPDDLWQQISDKPEYKVAESVWDDLKSKAPVTFTYDETQYILLHVLNILRRNQND, via the coding sequence ATGAAAGAAACTACCGAGGAAAAATTAAAAGTCTTAAACCGCTTGGGAAAGTTAGATCAAGATTCTTTTGAGTTTTTAATGGATGTTGATGCTTATTTTGAAACTAATTATTATAGCAATGATAATGAGATGCTACTGATACATTTATCAGTAGCAATTAATCGAATGTTTGAAAATAAGCGAGTAGATAAAATGCCGGATGATTTATGGCAGCAAATTTCTGATAAACCAGAGTATAAAGTTGCTGAATCTGTCTGGGATGATTTAAAATCAAAGGCACCAGTAACATTTACATACGATGAAACACAGTATATTTTATTACACGTATTGAATATATTAAGGAGGAATCAAAATGATTAA
- a CDS encoding DUF2620 domain-containing protein, translated as MIKIVIGGQMGKDEINADLKKLIGDNDVEVTIKNDLDAAMAIQNGEADYYIGACETGAGGALAMATALLGSDKTVTVASPSKVLSEEQIADEINNKGKVAFGFTINTKDTVLPILVKYLVK; from the coding sequence ATGATTAAAATTGTGATTGGTGGTCAGATGGGTAAGGATGAAATTAATGCAGATTTAAAAAAATTAATTGGTGATAATGATGTTGAAGTAACAATTAAGAATGATTTGGATGCAGCCATGGCCATTCAAAATGGAGAAGCTGATTATTATATTGGAGCCTGTGAAACTGGGGCTGGTGGGGCATTGGCAATGGCAACCGCATTGTTAGGATCAGATAAGACAGTAACCGTAGCCTCACCATCTAAAGTGTTGTCAGAAGAACAAATCGCTGACGAAATAAATAATAAAGGTAAAGTGGCGTTTGGATTTACCATTAATACAAAAGATACTGTGCTACCTATCTTAGTTAAATATTTAGTGAAATAA
- a CDS encoding phosphopentomutase: MGKFGVIVLDSFGVGAMDDVPKVRPDDIGANTALNIIKAVPQIKIPNLIKLGLMNAIGEERGEFKFSPTANWGTSNLMHHGADSYLAHQEIMGTKPKMPLLQPFNEVIDTVEEQVKKDGFSVKKYGDPGHQLLLVNDCATIGDNLEADPGQVYNVTAALDEMPFDEITRLGESVRSVVKVSRVIAFGGREVTLKEILKARKVEHEKYVGVSAPESGVYNVDYHVIHLGYGINPKVQLPQILRRSNIDVALVGKTADIINVDTERKFPGVDTNYLFDKFIEQSKDMKNGLLFMNIQETDLAGHAEDPVSYADVLEKADKKLKEVIPLFTGDDILIVMADHGDDPTIGFTLHTRERTPLLIYKEGKHNKYVGDRSTLSDVGATGADYFNVDAPENGKSFLHRIIDGTDIGD, from the coding sequence ATGGGAAAGTTTGGAGTTATTGTGTTAGATAGTTTTGGCGTTGGGGCAATGGATGATGTACCTAAAGTGCGCCCTGATGATATTGGAGCAAATACTGCTTTAAATATAATTAAAGCGGTTCCACAAATAAAAATACCAAATTTAATTAAACTAGGATTAATGAATGCAATTGGTGAGGAAAGAGGAGAATTTAAATTCTCTCCCACTGCTAATTGGGGAACTTCGAATCTGATGCATCATGGTGCTGACTCTTACTTAGCACATCAAGAAATAATGGGAACAAAGCCTAAAATGCCACTGTTACAGCCGTTCAATGAAGTTATTGATACTGTTGAAGAGCAAGTAAAAAAAGATGGATTCAGTGTTAAGAAATATGGTGATCCAGGACATCAGTTGTTACTTGTAAATGATTGTGCAACCATTGGTGATAATCTTGAAGCAGATCCAGGCCAAGTTTATAACGTCACTGCGGCATTGGATGAGATGCCTTTTGATGAGATTACAAGATTGGGTGAGTCGGTTAGAAGTGTTGTTAAAGTGTCGCGTGTTATTGCTTTTGGTGGACGTGAGGTAACTTTAAAAGAAATATTGAAAGCTCGTAAAGTTGAACATGAAAAGTATGTAGGGGTTTCAGCACCGGAGTCGGGTGTTTATAACGTAGACTATCATGTTATTCATTTAGGTTATGGAATTAATCCCAAGGTTCAGTTGCCTCAAATACTGCGTCGTTCTAATATTGATGTTGCATTGGTAGGAAAAACTGCAGATATTATCAATGTTGATACGGAGAGAAAGTTTCCTGGTGTGGATACAAATTATCTATTTGATAAATTTATTGAGCAATCTAAAGATATGAAAAATGGATTATTATTTATGAATATTCAAGAAACTGATTTAGCCGGGCATGCAGAAGATCCAGTCAGTTATGCTGATGTTTTAGAGAAAGCCGATAAGAAATTAAAAGAAGTCATACCATTATTTACAGGCGATGATATTTTGATAGTTATGGCCGATCATGGAGATGACCCAACAATTGGATTTACACTTCATACCCGTGAGCGTACACCATTATTGATTTATAAGGAAGGAAAGCATAATAAGTATGTCGGTGACAGATCAACACTTTCGGATGTTGGTGCTACAGGTGCTGATTATTTTAATGTAGATGCTCCAGAAAATGGGAAGAGTTTTTTGCATAGAATTATCGACGGTACAGATATTGGTGATTAA
- a CDS encoding NAD(P)H-binding protein, whose protein sequence is MQKIVVNGVDGNFGKLVAEYIQEMIPKSKLIFTAPKADALEQYAALGIETKVADFNSPSELAKVYAHVDKVLLISMPFVGAKRRQAHKNFVEACVKAGVRQVIYTSVLSAGNPFNPSIENADHGYTEAIIQNTDLDYIFLRNSLFAEAFISDYFRAVNNYENSIEKNMGDGRVWFISRQDAAYSAACALSDDQLHKEILNINGLESFTYADFLKVGNEVTGNQIGYVKKTDQELYDYFDSIGVPRNTDGDFSKSPIQATSEGMVTFGTSVREGYLDVPVSDFYKLTGKEPTTVKYMFEHKDEFMLGERHTTEK, encoded by the coding sequence GTTAATGGTGTTGATGGAAATTTTGGGAAATTAGTGGCCGAGTATATTCAAGAAATGATTCCGAAGAGTAAACTAATTTTTACTGCACCAAAAGCTGATGCATTGGAACAATATGCAGCTCTTGGTATAGAAACAAAGGTGGCTGACTTTAATTCACCATCTGAACTAGCAAAAGTTTATGCACATGTGGATAAAGTTCTATTAATTTCAATGCCTTTTGTCGGTGCAAAACGTCGTCAGGCACATAAAAATTTTGTGGAGGCGTGTGTTAAGGCCGGTGTTAGGCAAGTTATCTATACGTCAGTATTGTCGGCGGGAAATCCTTTCAACCCTAGTATTGAAAATGCGGACCACGGATATACAGAAGCAATTATTCAAAATACTGATTTAGATTATATCTTTTTACGTAATTCACTTTTTGCGGAAGCATTTATTTCAGATTATTTTCGAGCTGTTAATAATTATGAAAATTCGATTGAGAAAAATATGGGCGACGGTCGCGTCTGGTTCATTTCCCGACAAGATGCAGCCTATAGTGCCGCCTGTGCTTTGAGCGATGATCAGTTACATAAGGAAATTTTAAATATTAATGGATTAGAGTCATTTACGTACGCTGATTTCCTGAAGGTTGGTAATGAAGTTACTGGTAATCAAATTGGTTATGTTAAGAAGACAGACCAAGAGTTATATGATTATTTTGATAGTATTGGAGTTCCTAGAAATACTGATGGTGATTTTTCGAAGAGTCCAATTCAAGCAACTTCGGAAGGAATGGTTACATTTGGAACTTCGGTTCGCGAAGGTTATCTGGATGTACCAGTGAGTGATTTTTATAAGTTAACTGGTAAAGAGCCAACAACTGTTAAATATATGTTTGAGCATAAAGATGAATTTATGTTAGGTGAACGTCATACTACTGAAAAATAA
- a CDS encoding YhfT family protein: MNVTTLINYILIAAVGGVGSILANRGIAVFNDGLRPIMPEYIEGKITRKELAATSFAVSFGLIIGFGIPVSIGSTILVAHSILLAADVIGTWTPDNKWGTALAGVVGAIYGAGLLFGLSSIVALFKMLPFNFLPALSLMSGPILLAFCAFPALAVASQHNPKKGFITFGLTFLAYLLATKFGTFKVNGYTITLNAIGMALLVAMVCMIYFAAQIKGDGNSNASLVNVFSKRVGRIKGNWIWLSIMGGLITAASSMLIIAVDVLPQQLLVKNQVMEAAIATFARAIGFIPLVFSTAIVTGVYGMAGTTIIFALGLLLKGQPIVAFIAGFVWMWIEVQLLSATAKGLDKFPGLRDMGEHIRTSLQDTIAIALLIGAAIACNKMAANIGFFWVIGFWLLNKKAKKPLVDMAVGPIATIAFGVLLNILRMIMIF, encoded by the coding sequence ATGAACGTTACTACGTTGATTAATTACATATTAATTGCCGCTGTTGGTGGTGTTGGCTCTATTCTAGCCAATCGTGGTATTGCTGTATTTAATGATGGCTTGAGACCAATTATGCCGGAATACATTGAAGGAAAGATTACTAGAAAAGAATTGGCTGCTACCAGTTTTGCAGTTAGTTTTGGATTGATCATTGGCTTTGGTATTCCAGTATCAATTGGATCCACAATTTTAGTTGCACATAGTATTTTACTAGCAGCTGATGTTATTGGTACATGGACTCCAGATAATAAATGGGGTACAGCTTTAGCAGGTGTTGTTGGTGCGATATATGGTGCCGGATTACTTTTCGGACTTTCATCTATCGTTGCACTATTTAAGATGTTACCATTCAATTTCTTGCCAGCTCTTTCATTAATGAGTGGTCCTATTTTACTAGCATTCTGTGCGTTTCCAGCACTCGCCGTTGCTAGTCAACACAATCCTAAAAAGGGGTTCATTACATTTGGTTTAACATTTTTGGCTTACTTATTAGCTACAAAATTCGGTACGTTCAAAGTAAATGGATACACTATCACATTAAATGCTATTGGTATGGCTTTGTTGGTCGCAATGGTATGTATGATTTACTTTGCAGCTCAAATAAAGGGCGACGGCAACTCCAATGCTAGTTTGGTCAATGTGTTTTCAAAACGTGTTGGACGAATTAAAGGTAATTGGATTTGGTTATCAATCATGGGTGGCTTAATTACGGCTGCATCAAGTATGTTGATTATTGCTGTTGATGTTCTTCCTCAACAATTACTTGTTAAGAATCAAGTTATGGAAGCGGCTATTGCTACATTTGCGCGTGCTATTGGATTTATTCCTTTGGTGTTCTCTACGGCTATCGTAACAGGTGTTTATGGTATGGCCGGAACAACAATTATTTTTGCTTTGGGTCTTTTGTTAAAAGGTCAACCAATTGTTGCATTCATTGCCGGGTTTGTTTGGATGTGGATTGAAGTTCAATTATTATCAGCTACTGCCAAGGGACTAGATAAATTTCCTGGCCTAAGAGATATGGGTGAACATATTAGAACTTCATTACAAGATACAATTGCAATTGCATTATTGATTGGTGCTGCTATTGCATGTAATAAGATGGCTGCAAATATAGGATTCTTTTGGGTTATTGGTTTTTGGCTATTAAATAAGAAAGCAAAAAAACCATTAGTAGATATGGCTGTCGGACCAATTGCTACTATTGCATTTGGCGTGTTATTAAATATTTTAAGAATGATTATGATTTTTTAA
- a CDS encoding YhfX family PLP-dependent enzyme, whose product MFLKQLKKQNPELIDFAFKLHETGQILPDTYIIDLDMLHENTVKMVAEAKKYNIELLYMTKQLGRNPIVAREIQSAGIENAVVVDFREAEIFMENNLKLGNVGHLVQTPKSLLEKIISYGTKYFTMYSLENAIDLNEAAKSVGKIQKVILKIQDTKDDIYPGQVGGFTLNELTDQLDSLKKLSNIKIVGLTTFPAILFDEKTCDYHSTSNMDTVKKAEKLFSNHKIDCSVVSLPSATATKSIKLIKELGGTEGEPGHSLTGTTPMHAIKDLPEKPAYCYVSEISHSYGKHSFIYGGGYYRRGHLKNAIIKDGTKIDSAEVLPLDNSSIDYYLELNKKFKSGLPVIMSTRTQMFVTRSTVALVRGLHTGNPRLIGLYDSQGRKLAKGVK is encoded by the coding sequence ATGTTTTTAAAACAGCTCAAAAAGCAGAATCCGGAATTGATCGATTTTGCCTTCAAACTCCATGAAACAGGTCAAATATTACCCGATACTTATATTATTGATTTGGATATGTTACATGAAAATACTGTCAAAATGGTTGCTGAGGCTAAAAAATATAATATAGAACTGCTTTATATGACTAAACAATTAGGAAGAAATCCAATTGTGGCTAGAGAAATTCAGTCTGCAGGAATAGAAAATGCTGTTGTAGTGGATTTTCGTGAAGCAGAAATTTTCATGGAAAATAATTTGAAATTGGGAAATGTTGGTCATTTAGTTCAAACACCCAAATCACTATTGGAGAAGATTATTTCATACGGAACAAAATATTTTACAATGTACTCCCTTGAAAATGCTATTGATTTGAATGAAGCTGCTAAATCGGTAGGGAAAATTCAGAAAGTTATTTTAAAAATTCAGGATACAAAGGATGATATATATCCCGGACAAGTTGGCGGATTTACTTTGAACGAATTAACTGATCAATTAGATAGTTTAAAAAAGTTATCTAATATTAAGATTGTTGGATTAACAACTTTTCCAGCTATTTTATTTGATGAAAAAACGTGTGATTATCATTCGACTTCAAACATGGACACCGTTAAAAAAGCTGAAAAATTATTCAGTAATCATAAAATTGATTGTTCAGTGGTTAGTTTGCCTTCAGCTACTGCTACAAAATCAATTAAATTAATTAAAGAATTAGGCGGTACGGAAGGAGAACCAGGGCATTCACTCACTGGAACAACACCAATGCACGCTATTAAAGATTTGCCGGAAAAACCCGCATATTGTTACGTGAGTGAAATATCCCATAGTTATGGAAAGCATAGTTTCATATATGGTGGAGGTTATTATCGTAGAGGTCATCTGAAGAATGCCATCATTAAAGATGGTACAAAAATTGATTCAGCTGAAGTATTACCGCTCGATAATTCAAGTATCGATTACTATTTAGAGCTGAATAAAAAGTTCAAGTCAGGGTTACCAGTAATAATGTCGACTAGAACACAAATGTTTGTTACCAGAAGTACAGTTGCTCTTGTTAGGGGGTTACATACAGGTAATCCAAGATTAATTGGATTGTATGATAGCCAAGGTCGAAAATTAGCGAAAGGAGTTAAATAG
- a CDS encoding dihydrofolate reductase family protein produces MTRKVILFIAETLDGYIAEEDGNIDYLIDSDFTSGETTDHEYEKLVKHVDTVVMGRKTYEQVANKLSPNNYPYDDYENYILTTHPTESLDNIHFIRDNAIDLVEMLKGQPSKKDIWIIGGSSIIAPLVNADLIDTYQIGIVPIVLGKGIPLFSDKTKFKELNLESAKKINGIAYLTYSK; encoded by the coding sequence ATGACACGTAAAGTTATTTTGTTTATCGCCGAAACCTTAGACGGTTACATTGCTGAAGAAGATGGCAATATTGATTATTTGATTGATAGCGACTTTACTTCTGGTGAAACGACAGATCATGAGTATGAAAAGCTTGTTAAACACGTTGATACGGTGGTTATGGGGCGTAAAACGTATGAACAGGTGGCTAATAAGTTATCTCCAAATAATTATCCATATGATGATTATGAAAATTATATTTTAACAACTCATCCGACTGAAAGTCTTGATAATATTCATTTCATTCGAGACAACGCGATCGATTTAGTGGAAATGTTAAAAGGGCAACCTTCGAAAAAAGATATTTGGATTATTGGTGGAAGTAGCATTATTGCACCACTAGTTAACGCTGATTTAATTGATACTTATCAAATTGGAATCGTACCAATCGTTTTGGGGAAGGGTATTCCGTTATTCTCTGATAAAACTAAATTTAAAGAATTGAATTTAGAATCAGCTAAGAAAATTAATGGGATTGCATATTTAACTTATAGTAAATAA